The following proteins are encoded in a genomic region of Pikeienuella piscinae:
- a CDS encoding FAD-dependent oxidoreductase has protein sequence MSDPAETIHADVIVVGGGGSGLAAAVSAAEAGAGVTLIEKNDELGGSTRWSVGSITATCTAHQRAKGIEDDPDAHFEDLGKLAGPLANRDNLALRRILVDNVPETIRWLRAMGVEFCGPMEEPPHRKPRMHIVLPNSRAYIHRLAWRARRLDVDIRLGAQATRIVVEDGAATAVEADIGGRVIRFAARRGIVLAGGDYSGNAEMKGALVSPALAEVQAVNPTATGDCQRLVEAIGGEILNGDLALGPVLRFRRPKRRSLLHRIPPYPIVTRFMRWAMDWTPPALIRPFVMGFMTTVMGPEMSLFANGAVLVGADGAPLAREGKTLGEAVAATPGKSGWIVFDDALARRYRAWPHFVSTAPGVAYAYLPDYRRTRPDLVHTGPTPAALASRIGADPATLAAVLSGEPPFHALGPLDAYVVYTDGGVRVSDAHEVLRKDGAPISGLFAAGSTGQGGLLLEGHGHHLGWAFTSGRLAGGRAARFDRKD, from the coding sequence ATGAGCGACCCGGCGGAGACGATACATGCCGACGTGATCGTCGTCGGCGGCGGCGGGTCGGGGCTGGCCGCGGCCGTCAGCGCGGCCGAGGCCGGGGCCGGCGTCACCCTGATCGAGAAGAATGATGAACTCGGCGGAAGCACCCGCTGGTCGGTTGGCTCGATCACCGCGACCTGCACGGCGCATCAGCGTGCGAAGGGGATCGAGGATGATCCCGACGCGCATTTCGAGGATCTGGGCAAGCTCGCCGGCCCGCTCGCCAATCGCGACAATCTCGCGCTCCGTCGGATTCTCGTGGATAATGTCCCGGAGACCATCCGCTGGTTGCGCGCCATGGGGGTGGAGTTCTGCGGCCCGATGGAGGAGCCGCCGCACCGGAAACCCCGGATGCACATCGTGCTGCCGAATTCGCGCGCATATATCCACCGGCTGGCGTGGCGCGCGCGCCGACTGGACGTGGACATTCGCTTGGGCGCGCAAGCGACGCGGATCGTCGTTGAGGATGGCGCGGCGACAGCGGTCGAAGCCGATATCGGCGGACGCGTCATTCGCTTCGCCGCGCGGCGCGGGATCGTTCTCGCGGGGGGGGATTATAGCGGCAACGCGGAGATGAAGGGTGCGCTGGTCTCGCCGGCGCTCGCGGAGGTTCAGGCCGTCAACCCGACCGCGACGGGCGATTGCCAGCGACTGGTCGAAGCGATCGGCGGTGAGATACTGAACGGCGATCTCGCGCTCGGCCCGGTGCTGCGCTTCCGGCGCCCGAAGAGACGATCGCTCCTTCACCGGATCCCGCCATACCCCATCGTGACGAGATTCATGCGTTGGGCGATGGACTGGACGCCGCCGGCGCTGATCCGGCCTTTTGTGATGGGGTTCATGACGACGGTGATGGGGCCGGAGATGAGCCTTTTCGCCAATGGCGCGGTGCTCGTGGGGGCGGACGGCGCGCCCCTCGCGCGGGAGGGGAAGACGCTGGGCGAGGCCGTGGCGGCGACGCCCGGCAAATCCGGGTGGATCGTGTTCGACGACGCGCTGGCGCGGCGCTACCGGGCCTGGCCGCATTTCGTCTCGACGGCGCCTGGCGTCGCCTACGCCTATCTGCCCGATTACCGACGCACCCGCCCCGATCTGGTGCATACCGGTCCGACGCCAGCAGCTCTTGCAAGCCGGATCGGCGCCGACCCGGCGACGCTCGCCGCCGTCCTGTCAGGCGAACCGCCGTTTCACGCGCTCGGGCCGCTCGACGCCTACGTCGTCTACACCGACGGCGGGGTGCGGGTTTCCGACGCGCACGAAGTCCTGCGGAAGGACGGCGCGCCGATCAGTGGGCTTTTCGCCGCCGGCTCGACCGGGCAGGGCGGGCTGCTCCTCGAGGGCCATGGCCACCATCTTGGTTGGGCTTTCACATCCGGTCGTCTCGCCGGTGGGCGTGCCGCGCGTTTCGATAGAAAGGACTGA
- a CDS encoding SDR family NAD(P)-dependent oxidoreductase has product MSRLAGKIAIVTGAASGIGAAAARRFAKEGARVLLADISDRVEEVAAEIGDAARWIVADHTKESDCRAVVTAAVEAFGALHILHNNAGIPQHGGAEDIAPEEFRKVVDANLTGPFLMAQAAIPALRTAAEAGMDASILFTGSIQSLMVRPGFTAYAASKHGVGGLVGSIALEYAPIPIRVNAVCPGTIDTPLVRDIARKSGDEEGWLKRFREGIPIGRMIEVEEIAAAAVFLSSDEARAITGIMMPVDGGLTAR; this is encoded by the coding sequence ATGAGCCGTCTTGCAGGTAAGATCGCCATCGTCACCGGCGCCGCCTCCGGCATCGGAGCCGCGGCCGCACGGCGCTTCGCGAAAGAAGGCGCGCGTGTGCTCCTTGCCGACATTTCCGACCGGGTGGAGGAGGTCGCGGCGGAGATTGGCGACGCCGCGCGCTGGATCGTCGCGGATCACACCAAGGAAAGCGACTGCCGCGCCGTCGTGACCGCCGCGGTGGAGGCGTTCGGCGCCCTCCATATCCTTCATAACAACGCTGGCATTCCTCAGCATGGCGGCGCCGAAGACATCGCGCCGGAGGAATTCCGCAAGGTCGTGGACGCCAACCTGACCGGTCCATTCTTGATGGCGCAGGCGGCGATCCCGGCGCTCAGGACGGCGGCGGAGGCCGGGATGGACGCCTCGATCCTCTTCACCGGCTCGATCCAGTCGCTGATGGTGCGGCCGGGTTTCACCGCCTACGCGGCGTCGAAACACGGCGTTGGCGGCCTCGTCGGCAGCATAGCGCTCGAATACGCGCCGATCCCGATCCGGGTCAACGCGGTCTGTCCTGGAACCATCGACACGCCGCTCGTGCGCGATATCGCCCGCAAGTCTGGCGACGAGGAGGGATGGCTCAAGCGGTTCCGAGAGGGAATCCCGATCGGGCGGATGATCGAGGTCGAAGAAATCGCTGCGGCGGCGGTATTCCTTTCCAGCGACGAGGCGCGGGCGATCACCGGAATCATGATGCCTGTCGACGGGGGGCTGACAGCGCGATGA
- a CDS encoding AMP-binding protein, producing the protein MTPSASIPPTLPACLAAQARRIPDRRFLTLTTGAARSFGEIDAASRRLAGGLARLGVGRGDRVLLMLPTSPEFVEAWFAASRLGAIIVSVNTALVGDYLAHIFNDSGASVMVAHGAHVGAIAAVLPDCPGLRAIVEIEAAADAPIPANITRVAFAEAAAGGPKTADVPVEERDPGAILYTSGTTGRSKGVVMPHGQLRANPDVYIRALGLGEDDVLFTCLPLYHANALLLGVYGALILGAEVVLAPKFSASDWLRQVRKHRATATNLLGVMVEFLLKQPETAGDADNALRVATAAPVSPDLAPRFEARFGVKLIELYGSTEVNCPLYHPLDAPRRPGSCGKVVEDRFECRIVDPETDHEAPPGEAGELVVRPRRPWTSMLGYHNRPDATAEAWRNLWFHTGDLMRRDEDGYHYFVDRSRDAIRRRGENISSFEVEEALASHPAVAEVAVVGIASPFESHEQEVKACVVLHAGVECAPEELAAHCVGSMPDFARPRFIEIMTGLPRTPTEKVRKAELRARGITPQTWVSPDADGRRRDERSNDARG; encoded by the coding sequence ATGACGCCAAGCGCGTCCATTCCGCCGACGCTGCCCGCCTGTTTGGCGGCGCAGGCGCGGCGCATTCCGGATCGACGGTTCCTGACTCTCACAACCGGCGCCGCCCGGAGCTTCGGCGAGATCGATGCGGCGTCGCGCCGCCTCGCGGGCGGGCTCGCGCGGCTTGGGGTCGGGCGCGGAGACCGCGTGCTCCTGATGCTGCCGACCTCGCCCGAATTCGTCGAGGCCTGGTTCGCCGCCAGCCGGCTCGGCGCGATCATCGTCAGCGTGAACACCGCCCTCGTCGGCGATTACCTCGCGCATATTTTCAACGATTCCGGCGCGTCTGTCATGGTGGCGCACGGCGCGCATGTCGGCGCAATCGCCGCCGTGCTGCCTGATTGCCCCGGTCTTCGCGCCATCGTCGAGATCGAAGCGGCGGCGGACGCGCCCATCCCTGCGAACATCACGCGCGTCGCCTTCGCCGAGGCGGCGGCGGGAGGGCCGAAGACGGCCGACGTTCCGGTCGAGGAGCGCGACCCCGGCGCAATTCTCTACACCTCGGGCACAACCGGCCGCTCGAAAGGTGTGGTGATGCCGCATGGACAGCTTCGCGCCAACCCGGACGTCTATATCCGCGCACTCGGCCTTGGCGAAGACGACGTCCTCTTCACCTGCCTGCCGCTCTATCACGCGAACGCGCTGCTTCTTGGCGTCTATGGCGCGCTCATCCTTGGAGCCGAAGTGGTGCTGGCGCCGAAGTTCAGCGCCAGCGATTGGTTGCGGCAGGTCCGCAAGCACCGCGCGACGGCGACCAATCTTCTCGGCGTGATGGTCGAGTTCCTCCTCAAGCAACCGGAGACGGCTGGAGACGCGGACAATGCGCTCCGCGTGGCGACGGCGGCTCCGGTCTCGCCGGACCTCGCGCCGCGCTTCGAGGCGCGTTTCGGCGTGAAGCTGATCGAGCTTTACGGGTCGACCGAGGTCAATTGCCCCCTTTATCACCCGCTCGACGCGCCGCGCCGGCCGGGAAGTTGCGGGAAGGTGGTTGAGGACCGGTTCGAATGCCGGATCGTCGACCCCGAGACCGACCACGAAGCGCCGCCGGGCGAGGCGGGCGAACTGGTGGTGCGCCCGCGCCGCCCCTGGACCAGCATGCTCGGTTATCACAACAGGCCCGACGCGACCGCCGAGGCCTGGCGCAATCTCTGGTTCCACACCGGCGACCTGATGCGGCGCGATGAAGACGGCTACCACTACTTCGTCGACCGCTCCCGCGATGCGATCCGACGGCGGGGCGAAAATATCTCGTCCTTCGAGGTCGAGGAGGCTCTGGCCAGCCATCCCGCGGTGGCGGAAGTCGCGGTCGTCGGCATCGCCTCACCCTTCGAGAGCCATGAACAGGAGGTCAAGGCCTGCGTCGTGCTTCACGCCGGCGTGGAGTGCGCGCCGGAGGAGCTGGCGGCGCATTGCGTGGGATCGATGCCGGATTTCGCCCGTCCGCGCTTCATCGAAATCATGACCGGGCTCCCCAGGACTCCGACCGAGAAGGTGCGGAAGGCGGAGCTTCGCGCCCGCGGAATCACGCCCCAAACCTGGGTCAGCCCGGACGCGGACGGCAGGCGACGCGACGAAAGAAGCAACGATGCGAGAGGCTGA
- a CDS encoding SDR family oxidoreductase, with translation MREADMRTVLVTGATSGVGQAAARALLSRGARVIAVGRRAERLEELKAANGALHTAVADLSQPGAAAAILAAAPPDWPITALIHAAGHDSGGAAPFHEGHQTDRAAKIAVNLTSFAELVHGLLPGWLELGRGDTVAIGSIASREPAVGLTDYGMTKYGLRGLLAGLRADYGATGLRFVEIVPGVIRTEFAASRWRGDAARSAAFYERFPECLTAEDVAESALWALDQPPHVAVDEIVLRPTRR, from the coding sequence ATGCGAGAGGCTGACATGCGGACGGTTCTCGTCACCGGCGCGACAAGCGGAGTGGGACAGGCCGCCGCGCGCGCCTTGCTGTCACGGGGCGCCCGCGTCATTGCGGTCGGACGCAGAGCCGAGAGGCTTGAAGAACTCAAGGCCGCGAACGGCGCGCTCCATACGGCTGTCGCGGACCTCTCTCAGCCCGGAGCCGCGGCGGCGATCCTTGCGGCCGCACCTCCAGACTGGCCGATTACGGCGCTGATCCACGCCGCGGGACATGATTCCGGCGGCGCGGCGCCCTTCCATGAGGGGCATCAGACGGATCGCGCCGCCAAGATTGCGGTGAACCTCACAAGCTTCGCGGAACTGGTCCACGGCCTGCTGCCGGGCTGGTTGGAGCTGGGCCGCGGCGACACCGTCGCCATCGGCTCTATCGCCAGCCGCGAGCCAGCGGTCGGCCTCACCGATTACGGCATGACCAAATATGGGCTTCGCGGCCTGCTCGCCGGGCTTCGCGCCGATTATGGCGCGACCGGGCTGCGTTTTGTCGAGATCGTTCCTGGCGTAATCCGGACCGAATTCGCGGCGAGCCGCTGGCGCGGCGACGCGGCGCGCTCCGCGGCCTTCTATGAACGGTTTCCGGAATGCCTGACCGCCGAAGATGTCGCCGAGAGCGCGCTCTGGGCGCTCGACCAGCCGCCCCATGTGGCGGTTGACGAGATCGTCCTCAGGCCGACACGGCGATGA
- a CDS encoding SDR family oxidoreductase, translating to MTTARHALVVGASGIVGGALAAELSARPGWRVTGVSRRGREATGWRRLPLDLTAAAACREAARELTDVTHFFFCARYSDRDPVREAHVNRAMLTNLLEPLAAGAAGLTHVSLVHGTKWYGSHLGPYKTPARESDPRHEGPNFYFDQLDAVAALRRGASWTWSTVRPHIVCAPTTGYPFNLVTLLGAYGSLCAARGLPFDFPGTEACFHSVSQATDASLLARAMVWAATEPECADQSFNIIDGDYFRWSGIWPRLADFFGVMRGEVRPTRLSAEMADAEAEWGALVEARGLTPLPVTALANWRFGDFLFRADWDDMSSMLKARRYGFHEALDTEESILGSLAELRRRRVIP from the coding sequence ATGACGACCGCGCGACACGCACTGGTCGTCGGGGCCTCCGGCATCGTCGGCGGCGCGCTTGCGGCGGAGTTGTCGGCGCGGCCAGGATGGCGCGTCACCGGGGTTTCGCGCAGGGGGCGTGAAGCCACGGGCTGGCGCCGCCTGCCGCTCGATCTCACCGCAGCGGCGGCATGCCGCGAGGCCGCGCGAGAGCTGACGGACGTCACCCATTTCTTCTTCTGCGCCCGCTACAGCGACCGAGACCCCGTCCGGGAAGCGCATGTCAACCGTGCAATGCTGACAAACCTGCTCGAGCCCCTCGCCGCAGGCGCGGCCGGGCTCACCCATGTTTCCCTGGTCCACGGAACAAAATGGTACGGCAGCCATCTCGGCCCCTACAAGACCCCGGCGCGCGAGAGCGACCCGCGCCATGAGGGACCGAATTTCTATTTCGATCAGCTCGACGCGGTGGCGGCGCTGCGGCGCGGCGCATCCTGGACCTGGTCGACAGTGCGGCCGCATATCGTCTGCGCGCCGACGACGGGGTATCCTTTCAATCTGGTGACGCTACTCGGCGCTTACGGTTCGCTCTGCGCGGCGCGGGGCCTCCCATTCGATTTTCCCGGCACCGAAGCCTGCTTTCATTCGGTCTCCCAGGCGACCGACGCCAGTCTTCTCGCCCGCGCGATGGTCTGGGCGGCGACGGAACCGGAATGCGCCGATCAATCTTTCAACATCATCGATGGCGACTACTTTCGCTGGAGCGGGATCTGGCCCCGTCTCGCGGATTTCTTCGGCGTAATGAGGGGAGAGGTTCGCCCGACCAGGCTGAGCGCCGAAATGGCTGACGCCGAAGCGGAGTGGGGCGCGTTGGTGGAGGCTCGGGGGCTGACCCCGCTGCCGGTGACAGCGCTGGCGAACTGGCGGTTTGGCGATTTCCTCTTCCGGGCCGACTGGGACGACATGTCCTCGATGTTGAAAGCCCGGCGCTACGGCTTTCATGAAGCGCTGGACACGGAGGAGTCGATCCTCGGGTCGCTGGCGGAGCTGCGCCGCAGGCGGGTCATTCCCTGA
- a CDS encoding phosphotransferase family protein encodes MTGKNVSPALNADALVAYLRSRLPGDWNALRIERFSGGQSNPTFRLEAGQETYVLRKRPEGPLLPSAHAIDREYRVMGALRASAVPVPAMKLFCADETVIGASFFVMEHVAGRVVKEPALPDVAPADRAATYDAMNAALAAVHNVDLEAAGLADYGRPAGFYSRQIKRWSQQYRASETETIPAMDALIAWLPERLPATERAALVHGDFRLENLILHPERPEVSAVLDWELSTLGDPLGDLAYNCLPWRLPPRAFGGLMERDLAGSGIPTEAEYVANYCRRTGRNGIEGWNFYVAFALFRMAAILQGVLKRSLEGNAASPEAAARGALAGLCAEAGLAAAEGD; translated from the coding sequence ATGACCGGGAAGAACGTCTCCCCCGCCCTGAACGCCGATGCGCTCGTCGCATATCTCCGCTCCAGGCTCCCCGGCGACTGGAATGCGCTCAGGATCGAGCGGTTCTCCGGCGGGCAGTCGAACCCGACATTCCGTCTTGAAGCCGGACAGGAGACCTATGTCCTCCGAAAGCGCCCCGAAGGGCCGCTCCTCCCGTCCGCGCATGCGATAGACCGGGAATACCGGGTTATGGGCGCGCTCAGGGCCAGCGCTGTTCCGGTCCCGGCGATGAAGCTCTTTTGCGCGGACGAGACAGTCATCGGCGCGAGCTTCTTCGTGATGGAGCACGTCGCAGGGCGGGTGGTGAAGGAGCCGGCCCTGCCTGATGTCGCGCCGGCCGACCGCGCCGCGACCTATGACGCCATGAACGCCGCGCTGGCTGCTGTTCACAATGTTGATCTCGAAGCCGCCGGGTTAGCGGATTATGGCCGCCCGGCAGGATTTTACTCCCGCCAGATCAAACGATGGAGTCAGCAATACCGGGCCTCGGAGACGGAGACGATCCCGGCGATGGACGCGCTGATCGCCTGGCTGCCGGAGCGGCTGCCGGCGACTGAGCGCGCCGCGCTCGTCCATGGCGATTTCCGGCTCGAGAATCTGATCCTGCACCCCGAGCGGCCTGAAGTTTCCGCGGTTCTGGATTGGGAGCTTTCAACGCTTGGCGATCCACTTGGCGATCTCGCCTACAATTGCCTCCCGTGGCGGCTGCCGCCACGCGCCTTCGGCGGCCTCATGGAACGGGACCTCGCGGGTTCGGGTATCCCGACGGAGGCCGAATATGTCGCCAACTATTGCCGCCGCACCGGGCGCAACGGAATCGAAGGATGGAATTTCTATGTCGCCTTCGCGCTCTTTCGGATGGCGGCGATCCTTCAGGGCGTTCTGAAACGTTCGCTAGAGGGTAACGCGGCCTCACCCGAAGCGGCGGCGCGCGGCGCGCTCGCCGGGCTATGCGCAGAAGCGGGCCTGGCGGCCGCGGAGGGCGACTGA
- a CDS encoding SDR family NAD(P)-dependent oxidoreductase, with amino-acid sequence MAPAFDLSGRAAFITGGGGGLGRVVALTLARAGAAVAVVARSGDRCEAVADAVRAEGGRALALTADVLDREAIRAAMDRVEAELAPLEILVNNAGVTSPKPLLDLDEAEWDRIVDVSMKGAFLCTQEAAPRMIARHRGRILNMGSILSARAVAARSAYSAAKAGLANFTRACAVELGPHGVTVNALGPTVIVTDLNRDLVRTQPELYSAIVGRTPLGRLGETDDLAGPVLFLASDASAFVTGQILFVDGGYTAT; translated from the coding sequence GTGGCGCCGGCTTTCGATCTTTCCGGACGCGCCGCGTTCATTACCGGCGGCGGCGGCGGACTCGGCCGCGTCGTCGCGCTCACGCTCGCGCGCGCCGGGGCCGCCGTCGCGGTCGTCGCGCGATCCGGGGACCGGTGCGAGGCGGTGGCGGATGCCGTGCGTGCGGAGGGAGGCAGGGCGCTCGCGCTCACGGCTGATGTCCTAGACCGCGAGGCGATCCGGGCTGCGATGGACCGGGTCGAGGCCGAACTCGCGCCGCTCGAAATCCTCGTCAACAACGCCGGAGTCACATCGCCAAAACCCCTGCTCGATCTCGACGAGGCGGAATGGGACCGCATCGTCGACGTCAGCATGAAAGGCGCGTTCCTCTGCACTCAGGAAGCCGCGCCGCGCATGATTGCCCGCCACCGGGGACGGATCCTGAATATGGGTTCGATCCTCTCGGCGCGGGCCGTCGCTGCGCGTTCGGCCTATTCCGCGGCGAAGGCGGGGCTCGCGAATTTCACCCGGGCCTGCGCCGTGGAGCTCGGCCCGCATGGCGTCACGGTGAACGCGCTCGGCCCGACCGTCATCGTCACCGACCTCAATCGGGATCTCGTGCGCACGCAGCCGGAGCTATACAGCGCCATCGTGGGGCGCACGCCGCTCGGCCGCCTTGGCGAGACCGATGATCTCGCGGGGCCCGTGCTCTTTCTCGCATCGGACGCCAGCGCCTTCGTTACCGGACAGATCCTGTTCGTAGACGGCGGCTATACCGCGACCTGA
- a CDS encoding Zn-ribbon domain-containing OB-fold protein, which translates to MNEFSKPIPVADADSATYWEGCREGRLLIQRCSECETLRFPPNRICAACHSDKVKWVEASGKGRVYSWIVVNHPVPREVYGDDVPYAVALIELEEGVRMVSNVIGCDPHAIAADMSVEVVFESGGEGVVLPKFQPMAG; encoded by the coding sequence ATGAACGAATTCAGCAAACCCATCCCCGTCGCCGACGCTGATTCCGCAACCTACTGGGAGGGGTGCCGCGAAGGCCGCCTGCTGATCCAGCGCTGCTCAGAGTGCGAAACGCTCCGCTTCCCTCCAAACCGCATCTGTGCCGCATGTCATTCCGACAAGGTGAAATGGGTCGAGGCGAGCGGCAAAGGACGCGTCTATAGCTGGATCGTCGTGAATCACCCGGTGCCGCGTGAGGTCTACGGCGACGACGTGCCTTACGCGGTTGCGCTAATCGAACTCGAAGAGGGGGTTCGCATGGTCAGCAACGTCATCGGATGCGATCCGCACGCGATCGCCGCCGATATGTCTGTAGAGGTGGTGTTTGAGTCCGGCGGCGAGGGCGTCGTGTTGCCGAAATTCCAGCCGATGGCGGGCTGA
- a CDS encoding thiolase C-terminal domain-containing protein, giving the protein MFRLRDKYAIAGVGETAYSKDSGTTVLNLAVEACLKAANDAGVDVKDVDGIVSYNFGDSAPAMAVATALGIPDVGYAVDFAGGGNAANLITLSAAAAMEAGLARNVLCFRAMNGRSGFRLGGGRQMQARGITQHTAPYGWITYPQAMAMWARRHMIEYGTSAEHLGQIAITFRDNAALNERAMQRTPITMDDYMASRFIVEPFRMLDICLESDGACAVLMTDAERARDMAKPPVYLMGGAYGGGPNQGEDLFDAIRWPDHSKNYAAFIADDLWASAGVGPKDIDVAEIYDCFTYSVIMQLEGLGFIKPGDGGPYCASGAIARDGALPVNTHGGLLSEAYIHGFNHVLEAVRQLRGEAGPGQVAGAEVALTTAGAMTCGSAMVLRN; this is encoded by the coding sequence ATGTTCAGACTGAGAGACAAATATGCGATCGCCGGCGTTGGCGAGACCGCGTACAGCAAGGATTCAGGGACTACGGTTCTCAATCTCGCGGTCGAAGCCTGCCTCAAGGCCGCAAATGACGCCGGCGTGGACGTGAAAGACGTCGACGGGATCGTCAGTTACAATTTCGGCGACAGCGCCCCGGCGATGGCTGTCGCTACCGCGCTGGGGATTCCCGACGTCGGCTACGCGGTGGACTTCGCCGGCGGGGGAAACGCCGCAAATCTCATTACGCTTTCCGCCGCCGCGGCGATGGAGGCCGGTCTCGCAAGGAACGTGCTCTGCTTTCGCGCAATGAACGGGCGCTCCGGCTTTCGCCTCGGTGGCGGCCGGCAGATGCAGGCTCGCGGAATTACCCAGCACACCGCGCCCTATGGCTGGATCACCTATCCGCAGGCGATGGCCATGTGGGCGCGCCGACACATGATCGAATACGGCACCAGCGCCGAGCATCTCGGCCAGATCGCCATCACCTTCCGCGACAACGCCGCGCTCAATGAGCGAGCGATGCAGCGCACGCCGATCACCATGGATGACTACATGGCGTCTCGCTTCATCGTCGAGCCGTTCCGGATGCTCGACATCTGTCTCGAGAGTGACGGCGCCTGCGCAGTTCTCATGACGGATGCGGAGCGTGCGCGCGACATGGCGAAGCCGCCGGTCTACCTGATGGGCGGCGCCTATGGCGGCGGGCCGAACCAAGGCGAGGATCTGTTCGACGCGATCCGCTGGCCAGATCATTCCAAGAATTACGCCGCATTTATCGCTGACGACCTCTGGGCGAGCGCGGGCGTCGGCCCGAAGGATATCGATGTCGCCGAGATCTACGACTGCTTCACCTATTCGGTGATCATGCAGTTGGAGGGCCTCGGCTTCATTAAGCCGGGCGACGGCGGACCCTATTGCGCCAGCGGCGCCATTGCGCGCGATGGCGCGCTTCCGGTGAACACCCATGGCGGCCTTCTCTCTGAAGCCTACATTCATGGCTTCAACCATGTTCTCGAAGCGGTGCGGCAACTCCGCGGCGAGGCCGGCCCGGGACAGGTCGCGGGCGCGGAAGTCGCGCTCACCACCGCCGGCGCGATGACTTGCGGCAGCGCCATGGTGCTGCGCAATTGA
- a CDS encoding enoyl-CoA hydratase/isomerase family protein, translating into MGDTERPLVLSVRDGNHVTLTLNRAEQLNPLDRRTIAALRSAVAEIEEQEDISVVVIRGAGRAFSAGGDLEGYLDLYRDRRKFMRFLRDFQALLETIERSEKTFIAVVQGHCVAGGLELVLACDIVLVAHEARIADGHLNFAQLPGAGGSQRLPRAIGALRAKLLILTGRMIDGVEAERIGLASLAAPLDSLDETLAELLKDLDAHSPLGLRSAKYLVNSGALPGRDLGLELELTHVHHYATTSRDASEGLIAFRDKRKPDLRGE; encoded by the coding sequence ATGGGCGATACAGAAAGACCTCTGGTGCTCAGCGTGCGCGACGGGAATCACGTTACGTTGACGCTGAACCGCGCCGAGCAACTGAATCCTCTCGACCGGCGAACGATCGCGGCGCTGCGGTCGGCCGTCGCCGAGATCGAGGAGCAAGAGGATATCAGCGTAGTCGTGATCCGCGGCGCGGGTCGGGCCTTTTCCGCCGGCGGCGACCTTGAGGGATACCTGGACCTCTATCGAGATCGTCGGAAGTTCATGCGATTCCTGCGCGATTTCCAGGCTCTTCTGGAAACCATTGAACGATCCGAAAAGACTTTCATCGCGGTGGTGCAAGGCCATTGCGTGGCCGGCGGGCTGGAACTGGTGCTGGCGTGCGATATCGTTCTCGTCGCCCATGAAGCGCGGATCGCCGACGGCCATCTCAACTTCGCACAACTTCCGGGCGCGGGTGGATCGCAGCGGTTGCCGCGGGCGATCGGCGCGCTTCGGGCCAAGCTCCTGATCCTGACCGGGCGAATGATCGACGGCGTTGAGGCGGAACGCATCGGTCTCGCCAGTCTGGCGGCGCCGCTCGACTCCCTCGACGAAACGCTGGCGGAGCTTCTGAAAGACTTGGACGCGCACAGCCCGCTCGGACTCAGAAGCGCGAAATACCTCGTTAACAGTGGGGCGCTTCCCGGGCGAGATCTCGGACTTGAGCTCGAACTCACCCATGTCCACCATTACGCCACCACGTCGCGGGACGCCTCGGAGGGCTTGATCGCCTTCAGGGACAAGCGCAAGCCGGACCTCCGAGGCGAATAG